The Streptomyces sp. NBC_01298 genome contains the following window.
GCCGCCGCCGTGGCGGGGTGGACCACCGGGGTCCAGTCGCGGATCACGGCGACGCCCACCACGGTCAGGACGCCCAGGGAGGTTCCGACGAGGCCGCCCAGCGCGCCGAGCGCGCCCGACTCCGCCAGGAACTGCACGGTGATGTGGCGCCCGCGCGCGCCCAGGGCCCGGCGCAGGCCGATCTCCCCCGTGCGCTCCAGTACGGCGACCAGGGTGGTGTTGGCGATGCCGACGGCGCCGATCACCAGGCAGATGGAGGCCAGCAGGAGGAACAGCCGGTTCAGGTCGTCGCCGACCTGGCCCCGCAGCATCTTGGGGTCGGGCGGCGGAACGGCCTTGAAGTACTCGGGATGGTCGGGGCGCAGCGCCGTAGGGGCCTCGTGGCCGATCTGTGCGGCCGCGCCGATCCTGGTCGCGATCAGCATCTTCGCCCCGCCGGGGTCGGGCTCGCCCCAGATCCGTTCCGCCGTGGTGCGGGGCACGACGACCGACATCAGCAGGTCGGCCTTGCGGTCCGTGTCGGCGACGATGCCGATGACGGTGAAGGGCCGGCCGCCGATGAAGATCGCCGGGTTCGTCTCCAGCGTGGTGATGCCGAGCCGGTCGGCGACCCCCGTGCCGATGACGGCCACCGGCGCCTCGTTCTCCGAGGCGTAGGCGTCGTAGAGCCTTCCCTCGGCCAGGCGCGCACCCGCCGCGGCGAGCACCCCGGGCGAGGCGGCCACGACGTCGGTCGCGCCGCCCTGCGCACCTCGGTCCCCGACCACGGCGGAGGTGCTCACGGTCTCGTCGGACGACAGCCGCACCGGCCAGAACACCCCGGCGTGTTCGACCCCGTTGAGGCTCTCGATCCGTTCGTCGGCGTCCTTCGGGAAGGCGGGTCCGGCGAACTCGTTCTGCTCGTGGGCGATGTCCTCGACGTTCACCTCGGTCGCGCTGAGGGCGTTGAACCGGGTGTCGATCTGTGAAGAGGTGGTGGCGGTCAGCCCGAGGATCGCCACGAACGTGCCGACGCCGAGCACCGTCCCGAGGCCGGTCAGCGCCGAGCGGCCGGGCCGCTGGAGCATCCCGGCGAGGGATTCGGAGAGCACGTCGCGCCAGCCGAACACGGAGGGCCGGATGCGGCTGTCCCGCCGCGCGCGCCGCGCGCGCCGCACACGCCTCACCTGGCCACCTCCGACGCGGCCGGGTCCGAGACGCTCAGGACTCCGTCCCGGATCGTCACCGTGCGCTTGGCGCGGGCGGCGACGAGCGGATCGTGGGTGATCACCAGGACCGTCATGCCGTCCGCGTGCAGCCTCTCCAACAGGGCCAGCACCGCATCGGCGTTGGCCGTGTCGAGGTTGCCGGTCGGTTCGTCGCACAGCAGCAGGGAGGGCCGGGTCACCAGCGCGCGGGCGATGGCCACCCGCTGCCGTTCCCCGCCGGACAGCCGCGTGGGCAGCGAGTCGACGCGGTGGCCGAGTCCCACTTGCTCCAGCGCGTGCCGGGCCCGGGTACGCCGCTCCCGGCGCGGGGTGCCGTCGTAGACCAGGGCGAGCATGACGTTCTCCAACGCGCTGCGCTGGGGCAGCAGATGGAAGGACTGGAACACGAACCCGATGCGCAGCCCGCGCAGCGCGGTCCGGTCGGCGTCCCGGAGCGTGCCGGTGTCGATGCCGTCCAGGAGGTACGTTCCGCCGGTGGGCGCGTCCAGCAGTCCCACGATGTTGAGGAAGGTGGACTTCCCCGAACCCGACGGACCGACGACGGCGACGAACTCGCCCCGCCCGACGGTCAGATCACAGGCCTTGAGGGCGGCCACGGGAGGCGGCCCGGGATAGGTCAGCCCGATCCCGCGGAACTCGATGACCGGCTCGGGCTCAATGACCGGCCCAGGCTCGATGACCGGCCCGGAATCGGACTCCGTCACGCTCACGGTCACGGGGAGGCCTTCTCGCGGGCGACTCCGGTGATCACCCGGTCGCCCCCCGCCAGCGTGCCGTCCGCCACCGGGGTGACGGCCACGAAGCCGTCCCCGGCCGTGCCGGCGCGTATCTCCACCCGGCGCCGCACCCCGCTCGCCTCCAGCACGGTCACGGTGGTCCGGCCGTCGGCCCCGGAGCTGATCGCGGTGATCGGCACGACGAGCGCCTTGC
Protein-coding sequences here:
- a CDS encoding ABC transporter ATP-binding protein, producing the protein MEPEPVIEFRGIGLTYPGPPPVAALKACDLTVGRGEFVAVVGPSGSGKSTFLNIVGLLDAPTGGTYLLDGIDTGTLRDADRTALRGLRIGFVFQSFHLLPQRSALENVMLALVYDGTPRRERRTRARHALEQVGLGHRVDSLPTRLSGGERQRVAIARALVTRPSLLLCDEPTGNLDTANADAVLALLERLHADGMTVLVITHDPLVAARAKRTVTIRDGVLSVSDPAASEVAR
- a CDS encoding ABC transporter permease encodes the protein MRRVRRARRARRDSRIRPSVFGWRDVLSESLAGMLQRPGRSALTGLGTVLGVGTFVAILGLTATTSSQIDTRFNALSATEVNVEDIAHEQNEFAGPAFPKDADERIESLNGVEHAGVFWPVRLSSDETVSTSAVVGDRGAQGGATDVVAASPGVLAAAGARLAEGRLYDAYASENEAPVAVIGTGVADRLGITTLETNPAIFIGGRPFTVIGIVADTDRKADLLMSVVVPRTTAERIWGEPDPGGAKMLIATRIGAAAQIGHEAPTALRPDHPEYFKAVPPPDPKMLRGQVGDDLNRLFLLLASICLVIGAVGIANTTLVAVLERTGEIGLRRALGARGRHITVQFLAESGALGALGGLVGTSLGVLTVVGVAVIRDWTPVVHPATAAAAPVIGLLTGLVAGLYPAWRAARIQPAEALRR